The Lactuca sativa cultivar Salinas chromosome 2, Lsat_Salinas_v11, whole genome shotgun sequence genome includes the window GGCTGGATGATTCCAGAGTTCCTCAACAACAGGAGCATATTCCCTTGTTGCAGCTGGGAATATGTCTTCAAGATTCCCAGCCACCATGGTTTTAAGCAGCCAATCAGAAAACGTTTTCAGCCTTGGGCATATTGAATACAAAGTTTTCTCATTTTCTGCAACaccatttccaaaaaaaaaaaaattcaagattTGTAGAATAATTAATTAATCCTTGAAGTATGAGAGCAAAAATTAAGTACCAGAAGTATCGTTTTTCTTCATATCATTCAATGCTTCATCTTCAAAACGTTCACGCCCTTCAAGGAGTATTCCAAGGTAGCCATAGACATTGCTTTGAATTATAAACTTGATACTTTCACGTTCTTCATCAGTAAAAGGGGTCTCTTTATATAAAATTCTAGCCTGTTTGAAAATTGTACTTGTACCAGATCCACAGCATCCGATTAAAAGAAGCTTCCGAGGGGCATTTTGGTCAAAATAGTCTGGGATTGATTGACTAAGTGTGTTGCTCAATTGCTCTCCAGTGGGATAAATTGTCTTGGATGGAACTGGTAGTGACAAAACAGCACAAACCAGCTTTGTTCCAGCCTGAAATAAAACTTTATGTTATAACAAAATATTCAAAAACAACAGAAAAAATAAACATGAAACATATTTATAAAAAGGTGTCACCTTTCCCCATATATATCCTCTGGTGTTTTTCTGTCCCTCTTCTTGATAAGATCCATCATCATTAACCCAAAAGTGAGGATTACCAGCACATTGGACTCCAGATAGCTGCAAAATTTAATAATTCACATGATAAGTGGAAATAATAAATATAGATCATTTGAAAATTCAGAAATACAAACCTGTAACATTCTTAGCTCAACTTTAGTAATCTCACGACCATTTATAAAAACACCTGTGTTTCCATTGCTAGCATCAGGCATAATTGGGGCACCAACGTTTAAATGTGGACTAATAATCTTTAAAGGCTTTTCTCCCTCCTGTTGATAGATATAAATCAAAACAACCATTAATTTCCATGTAAAGAAATGGTAATCATGAAAAAGTTTTTGAAAGATTATTAAAGATTTACCTTTCCCCAAAGGCCAGATACTTTATCATACCAATAATTTCCAGGTTTAAGTTTTTTAGGAGGATTTGGGCAGCTTTGAAGTATTGAAAGCTCTTCATGAGAAAGAGGTTTCCCATTTACACAAACGTACTCTGAAGGTAATTGATTGATAGCACATAGTTTCTCTGCTTTCATTATCTGTCTAACTTCAAGGTTATTAAGGAGGCGTTTTAGCATTCGAGAGCATTTTCCTAATTTGCCCCTCTTTGTCTCATCAATGGAATATCCAATGCAAGTGACGCACTTTCTTCCTTCTGGCATTGACCCCATTGCTCTAAGCACACAGTTAACACAATATTTTGCATTGCAAACTATGCAGACTTCTTTTTCAGTGAATCTGGTTCCTTTAAGACATCGATAGCAAGCCCCTTTTCTTGTTTTCACTTCTGGTTCTCTTTTTAAACGTACAATATCAGGTTGAGGTTGATTAAGCTCATCAAGAAAATCTTCATCTTCAGATTCAATGTCCCGAAAAGTAACAAGTGGGTTGCTTCTTTTATCACAAACGGGTTCTTCATTATTACAATCTCCAGTTTTGAGAGAAGAGACACGTGAAGATGGATAGTCGAAGCTCAACCTTGACCCGTTTGACACCCAATCGGATTGATTCAATTCATTGAAATCTAGACTCTCCTTGCAAGCGTTTGAAGCTCTAAACGCTAGTGAATTTCCGGAAAAATCTCTCGACTTATCAAAACTATCGGAGAATCCTAAAGTACCTGAGCTCTCACCCCTGCCGGATAGCTCGTATGAGTGATCTTGGCTCACAGAAGACGACCCAAGTCCAGCCGAGCTGTTAATCATATCcagaaactcacctgaactaatGAACGCGTCGGGATTACTCGAACTTCTTTCCTCAAACCCACCGTCATGAGCTGGAGAAACAGTGGTTTCGGTTTCAGTACCGGTACCCAACCCTAGGTCTTTGGAAACGGAATCATTACCATTACAATTTTCTTCGTTTCTAAAAGAAATTACAGAAGTTGGAGAAATAATAGTATCGGTAGTACCTAATTTGGCGAAGTTGGTGGCGATGTCGGATGCAAGAATGGGTTGTACAATAGGCATAGAGTGTTTACCAGTGTTATCAGGAAAGCGTGACTTGTGAACAACCGCAGCCACAGGAATCTTACGAATATCAATTGGAACAGCTCGCGGAAGATCATGGTGTGATATTGGGGGACCTTCGTATTCTAAAGCAAACGAGTAGGGTGCTCTTCCCTCTTCAGCAACCATTCCAGTGCCTGCAACAGGCATTATTTCTTGGCTAATTGGAAAACAAATCCCCTTACAAGGTCTCCCCAACACGGAAACGAactaaaaaaaaccctaattcgaaGAACCCGTATGGGGAAATCTGGGTCTTTAACGGGAGCTGGGAATAGGCATGAAAAAGCTCAATGAACGTCGAAATTGCGAGAGAAAGAAGGCTATCCAGATGAAGAAGTAAAAGCAGATTGATGGAGATGATTCAACGATGGGTTATGAGTGAATCGAGAGGAGGAAGATCAGGGAAATGGGTTTTGGGAAAGTGATTGAGAGGAGGAGGGAAGCGTGAAAAGGACAGAAGAAAAGCGAGAAGAATAAGCATCAGTGAGTAGAGCACTGTCATTGAGACAAGCGAATTTTGTTCTTTTTCCATGCCCATCGGAATCGAAGCAAACAATGttcattttcttttttcaaaaattttctgtATTCCcttttatttttctattatttTATTGAAAATATATTGCTACTTGAATATCTTTTCTCCATAATATTCTAATTATTTTGATTGCAAGTTGTGGTCGACATTCGGTCTTTTATATTCAATGTCTATTAATTTAATTTTCTAAAGACaatgaaatattaaaaaaaaattaaaaataaatttaataacaATAACATAATGTATATTTAATGGAAAAACAATATTCAATTTACTACCTATTATTTTAAATTAGAAGTTTTTATAAGACTAATATAATAATActtattatgaataaaataattattagaaattaattttatATGGGAATTCATTGATAAATAAGATAACCTAAAATACAATTGATAGAAAAGGCAGAATTTTCATACAAGaatttttaaaattgtttatcTATGATTAAAGAAACATATTTACActctatttttatatatttttttattgtaactgtttaattttaaaatacagaTGCAAACATCCTTCGAATAATATTTAAACTAAAATTAGATTTATGTAAaactaaaaatattataaaaatgcaCAAGGAACAttgttaattcttttttttttttttttttgtccatAAGTTGCGTCTCAAAAGAAGAGTTCGGTCTCTTTCCTGCTTTTTTTAGGTAATTTATTTTTCCAGGGCAGGAATCAAAAGTTCCAGAGCATTAAAGCTTCACCGACTTATACTTTATGTAATGGAAATTGTAATATGATTTGGATTTTGTATTTCTGACTCTTTAGAAAGGGATATCTTTTTTTAGGGGGGTTTTATATTCTTGGCGGAGGTACGACACGAAATGAAAATGGCAACTCGGACAGCTGCACTCGGTGGCCAGACCGGGGTCCACGACTCAGTTGGACTCTTACATGACCAGGTCTGAACCAGTCAGTCTACATGAACCCGATTTGGATGAAAATTATGAGGGAATATTGCTGTTATTTTGTAAGTAATTATTCATAGAGAATTCAAATAATTTTAGAGAGTGAGTAAATGGAGCTGTACTTTGATAAATTTAAACTCAACAACTATAAAACCAAAATTAGAAATCATAGTGTTATTATTTTGTTGTATCCTGtgaggaaaataatattttattatatatttttgtattttcttaaatatatatatatatatatatatatatatatatatatatatatatatatatatatatatatatattgtaataaataaaaatctttttaCCATATGTCATATTTTTATTGATTTGCCCACATGTCATTTTGAggtttttttcaattaaattttttgCACAGgtcattttttggtttttttccattttattaaatttcacataatatttaaatataataattgcaataaatgtgataataaatcattaattgaTGTTtttttctaatttcaaaatttctaaattaaatcattattatgtttattcatctaaattattagtttaaatttaaaaaaaaaaaacactttaattttaataattcattatttttcttataaattcaaatttctcaaattaataagaatttcatagttaatttttctttaaaatgaacccatgtaatacataggtcttacacttaatatatatatatatatatatatatatatatatatatatatatatatatatatatatatacagagagagagagaggggaatgATCATTTAAAAACCTATAGTTCCTGAGAACCCGATAACTAATTTTAGACCactagattaaaaaaaaaaaaggtcaaGATGCAATGTGACATTTTTGtaaataagttaaaaactaaagAAAATGGGCATGTTAAATAAATCAAAGAGAGGGCAATTTAGGAATGTAAAAACTGACTTCAAAACATACGTACATATCcattcctctctctctcacacacacacacacagatgtATTATCATCACTTCGCTTTAGATTACATCTAGATCCATCCAGCTTTCATTTTTCGCTGCCACACTCCTTGATCTCATGTTCTTCATAGAAAAAACTCCACTGAAGATGCTTTGATTTTGAATCGTTTTATCATCCATGAATTCGTTCCCCAAAGTATACCGTAATCACCAACTTTATCTCGGCCTCCTTTGTGGATTGAAGACCTAAACGAAGAAGATAATCCCTAACTCTCGATCTCAGTCTCAATTTTCCTCCACCAGAAGTTGCCTAAATAGAGGTTTTTATTTTTCTGCATTTCTTCGATTTTTTAGATCAGATCTCACTTTTTCTTTTCTACATTGCTAAAATTAAGTTGGCAatctatatgcttattatatgtttGTTCGTATACTGAGTTAGTTATCGGATTCAATACAGTACGTGATATTGAAATTACTTAGAGTTTAGAAGGTTTCTTATTAAGAAGACcatttttgtgaaaatataaaattttagtgCTCTTTTCCTTTATGTGTGTCCTTATGAATATTGTTGTTTTCTTTAACATAGACCCGTCTGGTGAAAATATAGTCAATTTGTTTTCAAAGTGTCAGGTTTTCTGAAGTGCACGCAAGTTGCTCGACGAAAGTCCTGAACCAGATTTAGTTGCTTTGCTTTAATATCAAGGTATATTGGCTTAATACAAGTATACAACTTTGCATTCCTTTGTTCATTCAAAATAATCCATGatattttcttaggattttactgGAGTTCTAGCTGTAGTTGACATTGCTTGTATATGAGATGCTATGAACTGACTCAGTGGTGACTCCAATAAGATCAACCCATTGGTAAGTAATATTCTAATTATCCACTTCACATATTTTTATAAAGCATCAATAGTTTTTAATTctttcaaatcttcatatttccCAGGTGACAGTAGACCTTGTAAATGACTGTTCAGTTCAAGTTAATGTTTCAAGAAGTGCAAATATTGTTCAAGCAAACATGTACCTTGAATTTCAACACAGTAATGAACGCTTTCCCTTTCTGAAATGGGGATAACATGTTTTCTCGTATTGATCACCAGGTAAATATTTACACATTAAAACCACATCACAGTGAATATTGATAAATTGCAAATAATCACTGtaatttcattttcaactatCTGTCATCGGAATTAAATTCTATCGCTATAGTTATCTGATTTTTTGTGAAAACTTTGATGCTTGTTTATTTAACAAAACATGATTTCATCTAGTTAATTCATTCGTGTTTTCTGATAAGTAAAACAACTTGGGAAATTGGCATTTGGCAATTCTCTACATCATGGCCTAAAATTTAATGGAACATACATTAATTTTGAATATAATATTTGAAGTTGATAGAAAATATGTTCGATTTCAAGGTCTATATATGAATTAAATGTAACCTTGCGATTGAAATTTAGAATGGATTTGAAGGCTTATACCTTTTGTTGAAATTAAGATATGAGTTTTTATAGATCTAGAGATGGCATATATGGCAGTATCTGTtaggttttggtataatacaacatcttatggtgcacatacaaccctaaataccttggatctatgttttcactaattatacatgcaaatggtttcccaGGCATTAAacttataactagcatgcatttgacataaaccatataatatactagttagggaaacataccttttatgtggcttgaagtcttgatgtatttggccttaagagcttagcaccaatagtatgaaatgcctcaaatggaatcacaacacacctaggacagaggtggctcttgagagagaattccatgcaccaaaacacctccatatttctctaagaaaagaagtggtgattttggctatggagtaacctatttatatgtaggattccaagggtcatgggtataacccataatccatacccatgggttttatgatcaatggttcatgtggcccaactctttatgtccatacataaacttggtccaacatgagtcataagcccaacacatataaatataactaattatcataattagtccccaaagatttaattagtcttttttgatcactaaattaattccaaattaattcttgatcaatactaattaaaacatatgatctcatattaatatattattacttataatatattaataaaccataaataatcttctctcaaaagtccatcctaacaaattgtcctgatgatatgcaacccaaatggatcatgctactctcgagtcgaatacataccaataatagttatcggcttagacacctaatccaacagtatcttCATTATGTTTGGGTGCATTCTGATTTTTTTAGGATAAATCACCCTTTTTCATCCACATAAAATAGAATAGACATGTTGTTTGAGGTCAACATTTTAGAAtcactcattttcattataaaactCCATATTTTTATGTCATATGTTTTAGATGACGGTCGTATATTCATATTATCATCTCAAGTGATATTTTCTCAAGTATTTGTTAAAACATAAAAATTTACCACTTCATCGTTATGTGTAATGATTAACTTGAATTCTTTTTGTTCACAACATAACAACTTTTGAGCACTTGAATTACACAAAGAAAAAGTAATTTCTAAATTCATTTTTTTGTTCTTTGTTTCCGGTGATTGAACTTATTCCTTTCCTGAAACCAGTTCAAAAGCTTTCACCAATGTGCAATAGACTTTCATGGTCATGATTGCTTCCATCAAAGGTActcaatattttcattttttcttttttattaaagaCCAAAATGCTCTCATTATATATacagaaataaataaaaatcaaaaaattttgttttatgcatttacaataaacaaaaaaatatttaaatataaataaagatttCATTTTTAGTATTGAATTCCATTCCGCCCAACCAAAATTTCACATTCCGATTTCAATTCCAATTCCAATCTTGAATTTTCATATCTACATTTGTAGTATTCCAATCATAATAATTTTCCAATCTTTAATTTACCTATTTACCACCCttaaattcacatgtaaatcacaagtgaatcacatatgagctACATGTGCttcatatgtaatttacatatgaatcacatgtaattcacaagtacATCACAGGTGATTCAcacatgaattacatgtgattcacatgtaaatcacaagtgaatcacatatgagttagtgtgattcatatgtaatttacatatgaatcacatgtaattcacaagtaaatcacaagtgattcccATATGAATtacaaatcacatgtaattcacatgtaaataaaaAATGAATCACATATaagttacatgtgattcatatgtaatttacatacaaatcacatgtaattcacaagtaaatcataagtgattcacatatgaattacatgtaattcacatgtaaatcacaagtgaatcacatatgagttacatatgattcatatgtaatttacatatgaatcacatgtaattcaaaagtaaatcacaagtgattcacatatgaattacatgtcattcgcatatgaattacatgtcattcacatgtaaatcacaaatgaATCATATATAAGATACATatgattcatatgtaatttacatatgaatcacatgtaattcacacgtaaatcacaagtgattcctatataaatcatatgtcattcacatgtaaatcacatgtgaatcacatatgagttacatatgatcacaagtgattcacatataaattacatgtgattcacatgtagatcactagtgaatCACATAAGAATTACATGCGATTCGCATGTAAataacatataattcacatatgaattacatgtgattcacatgtaaatca containing:
- the LOC111876700 gene encoding extra-large guanine nucleotide-binding protein 1, whose product is MPVAGTGMVAEEGRAPYSFALEYEGPPISHHDLPRAVPIDIRKIPVAAVVHKSRFPDNTGKHSMPIVQPILASDIATNFAKLGTTDTIISPTSVISFRNEENCNGNDSVSKDLGLGTGTETETTVSPAHDGGFEERSSSNPDAFISSGEFLDMINSSAGLGSSSVSQDHSYELSGRGESSGTLGFSDSFDKSRDFSGNSLAFRASNACKESLDFNELNQSDWVSNGSRLSFDYPSSRVSSLKTGDCNNEEPVCDKRSNPLVTFRDIESEDEDFLDELNQPQPDIVRLKREPEVKTRKGACYRCLKGTRFTEKEVCIVCNAKYCVNCVLRAMGSMPEGRKCVTCIGYSIDETKRGKLGKCSRMLKRLLNNLEVRQIMKAEKLCAINQLPSEYVCVNGKPLSHEELSILQSCPNPPKKLKPGNYWYDKVSGLWGKEGEKPLKIISPHLNVGAPIMPDASNGNTGVFINGREITKVELRMLQLSGVQCAGNPHFWVNDDGSYQEEGQKNTRGYIWGKAGTKLVCAVLSLPVPSKTIYPTGEQLSNTLSQSIPDYFDQNAPRKLLLIGCCGSGTSTIFKQARILYKETPFTDEERESIKFIIQSNVYGYLGILLEGRERFEDEALNDMKKNDTSENEKTLYSICPRLKTFSDWLLKTMVAGNLEDIFPAATREYAPVVEELWNHPAMKATYKRRMELEMLPSVSSYFLEQAVDILRADYIPSDVDILYAEHVTSSNGLSSIDFSFPPLSPDETNDTTDQHNSLLRFQLIRVQARGYGENCKWLEMFEDVGVVIICVSLSDFDQYATDIDGNLMNKMILNKKFFKSIVTHPTYDQMEFLLVLNKFDVFEEKLERVPLTCCEWFSDFKPIVSRNSHNKNISSNNINHSPSMGQMASHYVAVKFKKLFASITDRKLFVSVVKGLEPNSVDQTLKYAREILKWDEEKPNFNFNEYSMYSSEASLDSQ